A genomic window from Streptomyces sp. NBC_00234 includes:
- a CDS encoding ricin-type beta-trefoil lectin domain protein produces MHRFRTFASACVTAVLAVAAGLGPSAPAHAAGQTPGTYTNYGFPAGTTALTEVTWGTTVEADPGRGNVYWAHQFGFDNSVGGYVGQQRWRTGTGMFLFSLWGSTAAKAGSAGTYCQTFDESGTGYTCRSNQAFTAGHHYTYRVSPDTTDGWYKATISDVTAGTSFVLGSLQVGAGARISTGGMVDWVEYFDWNSNSATCEDEPYSRARFDLPKGTSTGGSAVTGSVGATSTSSTCAAYAKVTEVPGGSMHDDAVGNSASGEITGTGGSCVDITGGSSTDGTPLELWTCTGGNHQNWVLAHDGTVRALYKCMTASGGSVQLRTCDGSTGQQWQRSGASLVNQGRCLDAEGGADANGTALITYACTGGTNQRWTTPG; encoded by the coding sequence GTGCACCGCTTCAGAACGTTCGCATCCGCCTGCGTGACCGCCGTCCTCGCGGTCGCGGCCGGCCTGGGCCCGTCCGCACCCGCACACGCCGCGGGACAGACCCCCGGCACCTACACCAACTACGGCTTCCCCGCCGGCACGACCGCCCTCACCGAGGTCACCTGGGGCACCACGGTCGAGGCGGACCCGGGCCGAGGAAACGTCTACTGGGCCCACCAGTTCGGCTTCGACAACAGCGTCGGCGGGTACGTCGGCCAGCAGCGCTGGCGCACCGGCACCGGAATGTTCCTCTTCTCGCTGTGGGGCTCCACCGCGGCGAAGGCGGGTTCCGCCGGAACCTACTGCCAGACCTTCGACGAGTCGGGCACGGGCTACACCTGCCGCTCCAACCAGGCGTTCACCGCCGGCCACCACTACACGTACCGCGTCTCCCCCGACACGACGGACGGCTGGTACAAGGCGACCATCTCCGATGTCACGGCCGGCACCTCGTTCGTCCTGGGCAGCCTCCAGGTCGGCGCGGGCGCCCGGATCAGCACGGGCGGCATGGTCGACTGGGTCGAGTACTTCGACTGGAACAGCAACTCCGCGACCTGCGAGGACGAGCCCTACTCACGAGCCCGCTTCGATCTGCCCAAGGGGACGTCCACCGGCGGCTCCGCCGTCACGGGCTCGGTCGGCGCCACCTCCACCAGCAGCACCTGCGCCGCGTACGCGAAGGTCACCGAGGTCCCGGGCGGCAGCATGCACGACGACGCGGTCGGCAACTCCGCCTCCGGCGAGATCACGGGAACCGGCGGCTCGTGCGTGGACATCACCGGCGGCAGCAGCACCGACGGCACCCCGTTGGAACTGTGGACGTGCACCGGCGGCAACCACCAGAACTGGGTCCTCGCCCACGACGGAACCGTGCGCGCGCTCTACAAGTGCATGACGGCGAGCGGTGGTTCCGTCCAGCTCAGGACGTGCGACGGATCCACCGGCCAGCAGTGGCAGCGCTCCGGGGCCTCCCTCGTCAACCAGGGCAGGTGCCTGGACGCCGAGGGGGGCGCCGACGCGAACGGCACCGCACTGATCACCTACGCCTGCACGGGCGGAACCAACCAACGCTGGACCACCCCCGGCTGA
- a CDS encoding enoyl-CoA hydratase/isomerase family protein → MTETTRTLPRPSRKAIRVDQDGPVLHVRLNPWDQDDTLGIAALDDLLLLLDDLHERPDIRILILSSMGQDFCLGADRSEYEEALAADPTGAGLRRIGDKAQRLCQALENTHAVTIARVHGRVIGAGLALASFCDLRAGADSCRFRMPEVGIGLPPAWGGAMGRLVSEAGASRIRELFLTCDVFDADTAHRLGLLHKTAPLDRLDEVVGAWTRPLVRRSPEALVLTKRMLAGYTRADRTADVSLLDSHLLTAQISQNRGAGPAGAR, encoded by the coding sequence ATGACCGAGACAACGCGCACTCTCCCCCGCCCGTCCCGCAAGGCGATACGCGTCGACCAGGACGGCCCCGTGCTCCATGTCCGACTCAACCCCTGGGACCAGGACGACACCCTGGGCATCGCCGCCCTCGACGATCTGCTCCTCCTGCTCGACGATCTCCACGAACGCCCGGACATCCGCATCCTGATCCTGTCGTCCATGGGCCAGGACTTCTGCCTGGGCGCCGACCGCAGCGAGTACGAGGAGGCGCTCGCAGCGGATCCGACCGGAGCCGGTCTGCGACGCATCGGAGACAAGGCCCAACGCCTGTGCCAGGCGCTGGAGAACACCCACGCGGTCACCATCGCCCGGGTCCACGGCCGGGTCATCGGCGCGGGGCTCGCGCTCGCCTCGTTCTGCGACCTGCGCGCAGGCGCCGACAGCTGTCGCTTCCGCATGCCGGAGGTGGGCATCGGACTCCCGCCCGCCTGGGGAGGAGCGATGGGCCGCCTGGTCTCCGAGGCCGGAGCCTCCAGGATCCGCGAACTCTTCCTCACCTGCGACGTGTTCGACGCGGACACCGCCCACCGGCTCGGTCTCCTCCACAAGACCGCCCCCCTGGACCGGCTGGACGAGGTCGTCGGCGCCTGGACGAGACCGCTCGTCCGACGCTCCCCCGAGGCCCTCGTACTGACCAAACGCATGCTCGCCGGATACACGCGGGCGGACCGCACGGCGGACGTCTCCCTGCTCGACTCCCACCTCCTGACGGCCCAGATCAGCCAGAACCGAGGAGCTGGTCCGGCCGGAGCCCGGTGA
- a CDS encoding cytochrome P450 produces the protein MGVATTPSYDRRASASLFSRLRTSRGQADPFPIYEEFLSRGEVFPAPWGGSVVTSFAVCDQVLRSRDWLEPDKRWRDQQGAGTRWNAPSSQEMSNTLAALNPPDHTRVRRAAGTFDKSEVERISRTVGRTTDRLLDTLAEQLRDGEADFSALVGEELPVATIGDWLGLPAADGARLRQLTHDQVFTQELLPSASQLAASDAATAELRAYFMDLVRDRRAHPGDDPVSRWIQTWDAMEPDRDKADEAVYFLVLFVLLAALETTSTLLTTMTLLLVESPDRWQQIADRPDLVPAFVEETLRYDPPTHVISRVAAEDCFLGGMEIRKDEMVHLMVGAAGRDPAKHAAPDRFDPLRKPAHLAFSGGIHYCLGAPLARLEAQTLLRQLVRRLPRLTLVRRPSMAPRVAFRRLLNLDVALA, from the coding sequence ATGGGAGTTGCCACAACTCCGTCGTATGACCGCAGGGCGTCCGCCTCCCTCTTCTCGCGTCTGCGGACGTCAAGGGGGCAGGCCGATCCCTTCCCGATATACGAGGAGTTCCTGTCGAGGGGCGAGGTCTTCCCCGCCCCTTGGGGCGGCTCCGTCGTCACCAGCTTCGCCGTCTGCGATCAGGTGCTGCGCAGCCGCGACTGGCTCGAACCCGACAAGCGGTGGCGCGACCAACAGGGGGCGGGAACCCGCTGGAACGCCCCCTCCTCCCAGGAGATGAGCAACACGCTGGCCGCGCTCAACCCCCCGGACCACACGCGGGTGCGCCGGGCGGCCGGCACGTTCGACAAGTCCGAGGTGGAGCGGATCAGCCGGACGGTCGGCCGGACGACGGACCGGCTCCTGGACACCCTGGCGGAGCAGCTGCGCGACGGGGAGGCGGACTTCTCGGCCCTGGTGGGCGAGGAACTGCCGGTCGCCACCATAGGCGACTGGCTCGGGCTCCCGGCCGCGGACGGGGCGCGGCTGCGCCAGCTGACCCACGACCAGGTCTTCACCCAGGAGCTGCTGCCCTCGGCGAGTCAGCTGGCCGCGTCCGACGCGGCCACGGCCGAACTGCGCGCCTACTTCATGGACCTGGTACGCGACCGGCGCGCCCACCCGGGCGACGATCCGGTCTCCCGCTGGATACAGACGTGGGACGCCATGGAACCCGACCGCGACAAGGCGGACGAGGCGGTCTACTTCCTGGTGCTGTTCGTTCTCCTGGCCGCCCTGGAGACCACCTCGACCCTCCTCACGACCATGACGCTCCTGCTCGTGGAGAGCCCGGACCGCTGGCAACAGATCGCCGACCGCCCCGACCTGGTGCCGGCGTTCGTCGAGGAGACGCTGCGCTACGACCCGCCCACCCACGTCATCAGCCGGGTCGCCGCCGAGGACTGCTTCCTCGGCGGAATGGAGATACGCAAGGACGAGATGGTCCACCTCATGGTGGGGGCCGCGGGTCGGGATCCGGCGAAGCACGCGGCCCCCGACCGGTTCGACCCCCTGCGCAAGCCCGCCCACCTGGCCTTCAGCGGAGGCATCCACTACTGCCTCGGTGCCCCGCTGGCCCGGCTCGAAGCCCAGACCCTGCTCCGTCAACTCGTCCGGCGCCTCCCCCGCCTCACCCTCGTGCGCCGCCCGTCGATGGCCCCCCGGGTGGCGTTCCGGCGCCTGCTGAACTTGGATGTCGCCCTCGCATGA
- a CDS encoding roadblock/LC7 domain-containing protein gives MTADLSWMLEDIVHNVPRARHAVLLSADGLPRGATEGLAEKEVRTISAAMAGMQSLSRATAHFAGPEEDRQWNQTIIEFSHGWSFLIGAGQGAYLAAAAAPDVDMQQISFRMHRLVARLGTNLTTPPRVNAEDDAGTRGTGGVRREGSGDSGFVLADLDRVIADVQGARHAVLLGSDGLPRGATSGLNRDLADTISAAMTGIHAYSRVTSQFAGVLEDAEWRQTVIEFQHGWIFLISAGTGAFLAAAAEHDCDIEEFTTRLHEVIPKLTTPAARGEGAGHA, from the coding sequence ATGACCGCAGACCTGTCGTGGATGCTTGAGGACATCGTGCACAACGTGCCCCGGGCACGGCACGCCGTCCTGCTGTCCGCGGACGGCCTTCCCCGTGGGGCCACGGAGGGCCTGGCCGAGAAGGAGGTGCGTACCATCTCCGCCGCCATGGCCGGGATGCAGTCCCTCAGCCGGGCCACGGCTCACTTCGCCGGACCGGAGGAGGACCGGCAGTGGAATCAGACGATCATCGAGTTCTCCCACGGGTGGAGCTTTCTGATCGGCGCGGGACAGGGTGCCTATCTGGCCGCCGCCGCGGCGCCCGATGTGGACATGCAGCAGATCTCCTTCCGTATGCACCGCCTCGTCGCCCGGCTGGGCACCAACCTCACCACGCCGCCGCGGGTGAACGCGGAGGACGACGCGGGGACGCGGGGCACCGGAGGGGTCCGGCGTGAGGGCTCGGGCGATTCGGGCTTCGTACTCGCCGATCTCGACCGGGTCATCGCCGATGTGCAGGGCGCCCGTCACGCGGTACTGCTGGGTTCCGACGGTCTGCCCCGCGGGGCGACCAGCGGCCTGAACAGGGACCTGGCGGACACCATCTCCGCGGCGATGACGGGCATCCACGCCTACAGCCGGGTCACCTCGCAGTTCGCGGGCGTTCTGGAGGACGCCGAGTGGCGGCAGACGGTCATCGAGTTCCAGCACGGCTGGATCTTCCTGATATCCGCCGGCACCGGGGCGTTCCTGGCCGCCGCCGCCGAGCACGACTGCGACATCGAGGAGTTCACCACCCGCCTGCACGAAGTGATCCCGAAACTGACCACGCCGGCAGCACGGGGAGAGGGAGCAGGCCATGCCTGA
- a CDS encoding GTP-binding protein, protein MYLDPDVSHAVKILIVGHFGVGKTTCIGSLSEIEPLRTEEEITEASEGFDDLSGTPHKKTTTVAMDFGRLTLSDTLVLYLFGTPGQERFKEMWEELSRGALGALVLVDPERLHESFPVLDLVESFGLTYAIGVNHFEGTTDYPLDEVREALNLTAETPVVKCDVRDESTSAQALITLVKHLMSLLG, encoded by the coding sequence GTGTACCTGGATCCAGACGTCTCCCACGCGGTGAAGATCCTCATAGTGGGGCACTTCGGGGTCGGCAAGACCACCTGCATCGGAAGTCTCTCCGAGATCGAGCCGCTGCGGACCGAAGAGGAGATCACCGAGGCGAGCGAGGGTTTCGACGACCTGTCGGGCACGCCTCACAAGAAGACCACCACCGTGGCCATGGACTTCGGCCGCCTCACCCTCAGTGACACGCTGGTCCTCTACCTCTTCGGGACGCCCGGCCAGGAGCGTTTCAAGGAGATGTGGGAGGAGCTCTCCCGCGGCGCGCTGGGCGCGCTGGTCCTCGTGGACCCGGAGCGGCTGCACGAGTCCTTCCCTGTCCTGGACCTGGTCGAGAGCTTCGGCCTGACGTACGCCATCGGCGTCAACCACTTCGAGGGCACCACGGACTACCCGCTCGACGAAGTCCGCGAGGCACTGAACCTGACGGCCGAAACCCCCGTCGTGAAGTGCGACGTGCGCGACGAGAGCACCTCGGCGCAGGCCCTCATCACCCTCGTCAAACACCTCATGTCCCTACTCGGCTAG
- a CDS encoding DUF742 domain-containing protein has product MPDEPEQELELTSPLVPLFVITNGRALPPDHEYEHTTLVMAAQDTSAAARTISPEAGQVLDLVAEGFLAVAEVAGHTHLPLGIVRILLAQLEEDGLILVRRPIPRAERVDRELVSAVLEGLKNRFGA; this is encoded by the coding sequence ATGCCTGACGAGCCCGAGCAGGAGCTGGAACTGACGTCTCCGTTAGTCCCACTCTTCGTGATCACCAACGGACGGGCCCTGCCCCCGGATCACGAGTACGAGCACACCACCCTCGTCATGGCGGCGCAGGACACGTCGGCCGCCGCGCGGACGATCTCCCCGGAAGCCGGCCAGGTCCTGGACCTGGTGGCCGAGGGCTTCCTGGCCGTGGCCGAGGTGGCCGGGCACACGCACCTGCCGCTGGGCATCGTGCGCATCCTGCTGGCGCAGCTGGAGGAGGACGGCCTCATCCTCGTGAGACGGCCGATACCGCGCGCCGAACGTGTCGACAGAGAACTGGTCAGCGCCGTGCTCGAGGGCCTGAAGAATCGATTCGGAGCGTAA
- a CDS encoding cytochrome P450: MPQPFDAQEIPPGCPAHGNVPLYGPSFGADPDGHYAHLRSFGPSAPVDIAPDVEVELITSYDAALYVLQNPASFVRDSRRWNALNEGRVPADSPALPMMSYRPNALFSDGAAHARLRQAVTDSLATVNERQLIRQTQQSAEYLISRFSSEPRGQAELIADYAQPLPLLVFSDLFGCPPEIGDRVIAGISGIFEGTPGADEVLGGALAELIALKRRRPAADLTTRLMEHSAQLSDEEVLHQLVTLLSGGTAPLTAAIGTSSALYLGEEWQTGLPVEDAVAQTLWNYAPIANYAAHYPTHDVELAGRVLRANDPVLISFAAANTDPKLTEHRQQLSAKAHLAFGAGPHACPAKDPAFMIAVTAVETLLNRLPDVEMRVPFKTLAWAPTPWSRSLVTLPIRFSPRTMPTAAAEPAHPQTVQAPQQTAPADRASRPPTAESPQNKGGLFSRFLAWTRGE; the protein is encoded by the coding sequence ATGCCACAGCCTTTTGACGCACAGGAGATACCTCCCGGATGCCCCGCGCACGGGAACGTACCGCTGTACGGTCCCTCGTTCGGAGCCGACCCCGACGGCCACTACGCGCATCTGCGGTCGTTCGGCCCGAGCGCACCCGTGGACATCGCTCCGGACGTCGAGGTCGAGCTGATCACCAGCTACGACGCGGCCCTCTACGTCCTGCAGAACCCCGCGTCGTTCGTCCGCGACTCCCGCCGCTGGAACGCGCTGAACGAAGGGCGCGTCCCGGCGGACAGCCCGGCTCTGCCCATGATGAGTTACCGCCCCAACGCGCTCTTCAGCGACGGCGCGGCACACGCCCGTCTGCGCCAGGCGGTCACCGACAGCCTCGCCACGGTCAACGAGCGCCAGCTCATCAGGCAGACGCAGCAGTCCGCCGAGTACCTGATCAGCCGCTTCAGTTCCGAGCCCCGCGGCCAGGCGGAGCTGATCGCCGACTACGCCCAGCCGCTGCCGCTGCTGGTCTTCAGCGACCTGTTCGGCTGCCCTCCCGAGATCGGCGACCGCGTGATCGCCGGGATCAGCGGCATCTTCGAGGGCACTCCGGGTGCCGACGAGGTGCTGGGCGGGGCGCTGGCCGAGCTGATCGCCCTCAAGCGGCGCCGGCCGGCCGCGGACCTGACGACACGTCTGATGGAGCACTCGGCGCAGCTGAGCGACGAGGAGGTGCTGCACCAGCTCGTGACGCTGCTCTCCGGCGGCACGGCGCCGCTGACCGCCGCCATCGGGACCAGCAGCGCGCTGTACCTGGGTGAGGAGTGGCAGACCGGCCTTCCGGTCGAGGACGCCGTCGCCCAGACGCTGTGGAACTACGCGCCGATCGCCAACTACGCGGCCCATTACCCGACCCACGACGTCGAACTGGCCGGCCGGGTGCTCCGGGCCAACGACCCGGTGCTGATCTCGTTCGCCGCGGCCAACACCGACCCGAAGCTGACCGAGCACCGCCAGCAGCTGAGCGCGAAGGCGCACCTGGCCTTCGGGGCGGGCCCGCACGCGTGCCCGGCCAAGGACCCGGCGTTCATGATCGCGGTCACCGCCGTGGAGACCCTCCTCAACCGGCTGCCCGACGTCGAGATGCGTGTTCCGTTCAAGACCCTCGCCTGGGCGCCGACTCCGTGGAGCCGCTCGCTGGTGACGCTCCCGATCCGCTTCAGCCCGCGGACGATGCCGACGGCCGCCGCCGAGCCCGCCCACCCGCAGACGGTCCAGGCCCCCCAGCAGACGGCTCCCGCCGACCGCGCATCCCGGCCGCCGACGGCCGAGTCTCCGCAGAACAAGGGGGGACTGTTCAGCCGATTCCTGGCATGGACGCGAGGGGAGTGA
- a CDS encoding ATP-binding protein yields the protein MIRDTLVWCLVAVAAIAVVAVVALTARNRALGAKKQQSEAELRRQLHTSDSQLHLSRAELQRFRSEQDGTLREAKEAAEENTKAVLKGAASFLQSLAAEQTTLLDGIQRTYGGHAVLSDLLEVNHANAQMARKAQGIAVMCGAPLGRRNRPASVYDVVRSAQGQIRNFHRVAIMQQAGLALKASAVAPVALAVAELLDNAASFSQQDAPIEVTFQRVQNNLCIVIDDAGVSMNDEDRQRATELLSGDVVPRLSQLGNQPKFGFPVIGLIARQYGFKVDVTGVSRYGGVRAVVLLPEELWTMEETAPAEEAPVSSIRRAEGRPQSGTSRTTHGLPKRGSRQAPIASVPDPEVTRPAARAPEEAGRASGRSLGAFQRGTLSGRNLDATSLEGSEDA from the coding sequence ATGATTCGAGACACACTTGTGTGGTGCTTGGTTGCGGTGGCGGCGATAGCCGTCGTCGCGGTCGTGGCACTCACCGCCCGCAACAGAGCCCTTGGGGCGAAGAAGCAGCAGTCGGAGGCCGAGCTGAGGCGCCAGCTGCACACATCCGACAGTCAGCTCCACCTCTCCCGAGCCGAGTTGCAGCGGTTCAGGAGCGAGCAGGACGGAACCCTCCGGGAAGCCAAGGAAGCAGCCGAGGAGAACACCAAGGCGGTCCTCAAGGGGGCCGCCAGCTTCCTGCAGAGCCTCGCGGCGGAGCAGACGACACTCCTGGACGGCATCCAGCGGACGTACGGTGGCCATGCCGTCCTCAGCGACCTGCTCGAAGTGAACCACGCCAACGCCCAGATGGCGCGCAAGGCGCAGGGCATCGCCGTCATGTGCGGTGCGCCGCTCGGCCGCCGCAACCGGCCCGCCAGCGTCTACGACGTGGTGCGCAGCGCCCAGGGGCAGATCCGCAACTTCCACCGGGTCGCGATCATGCAGCAGGCCGGTCTCGCGCTGAAGGCGTCCGCGGTCGCGCCGGTGGCGCTCGCGGTGGCCGAACTGCTCGACAACGCTGCCAGCTTCTCCCAGCAGGACGCACCGATCGAGGTGACGTTCCAGCGGGTCCAGAACAACCTGTGCATCGTCATCGACGACGCCGGTGTCAGCATGAACGACGAGGACCGGCAGCGCGCGACCGAGCTGCTGTCCGGTGACGTCGTCCCCCGTCTCTCGCAGCTGGGGAACCAGCCGAAGTTCGGTTTCCCGGTGATCGGCCTGATCGCGCGTCAGTACGGCTTCAAGGTGGATGTCACCGGAGTCTCCCGGTACGGCGGCGTCCGAGCCGTCGTCCTGTTGCCCGAGGAGCTGTGGACGATGGAGGAGACGGCGCCGGCCGAGGAGGCTCCCGTCAGCAGCATTCGCCGTGCCGAGGGACGGCCGCAGAGCGGCACCTCGCGTACGACGCACGGTCTACCGAAGCGCGGATCGCGCCAGGCGCCCATCGCCAGCGTGCCCGACCCCGAGGTCACCCGCCCGGCGGCACGGGCTCCCGAGGAGGCCGGCCGGGCCTCCGGACGCAGCCTGGGGGCCTTCCAGCGCGGCACGCTCTCGGGCCGCAACCTTGATGCCACGTCGCTCGAAGGGTCCGAAGACGCATGA